A DNA window from Zonotrichia leucophrys gambelii isolate GWCS_2022_RI chromosome 15, RI_Zleu_2.0, whole genome shotgun sequence contains the following coding sequences:
- the SMTN gene encoding smoothelin isoform X2, producing MSQESLLGMDEGTLRKLLEATLDLAERRRIRSAIRELQRQELEQDEETLASKRFRPERSSHRQDNKENWPQSQRLEEEQQAALAALSEQLEAITSVEELTKLLRAAGEYEERKLIRAAIRKLRAEEIEAAALAGNVQSSRRDGTKPPTVPGEMKIFQKDNAETPAFTGSEKSCGEDSTKPPGADKSRESSPQDDAEPPLARPEESGYEEAVKQAPAQQPKGSVARKQEDVVEQEHVPAGMQELCSQQAGDPQKPGAQAVVSGNLVLLELQPAPEPSPEPEDDGEDLQQDQPEAAWKEGNLGSPASAPEPSVAQSPRGEQFIRGQPSAGSQLHVGVHCQVLGPGGRHERPSVASVPTQEVMGTPARPNTHRWELVPSSLAGPTAPRPAGPLPSPAAGSVRERAQRFGPAGAGGAGGRAGAGSGAAQWQREPRTAPPAPAQNARGSGGAEQRPAPRPAGSRLDAMKTFFTIEIKDGRVQPLAPRITATPGSQRAEVTLDLRNAPIRITTIPSSVSSICNISSVSSNVTKDPCTHFEGTEEPSVPAAHPPTFSSTRQQSTVHLSRSNSSMEPEVVEQQQAPRREPELPNGMEKVQVREVERRSKLNVEELSKIEDEDILDKMLDQTTDFEERRLIRNAMRELRQRKRDQREKERDQRLQEARSQSVTGRAGHATETTTTQSTQSADGSACSTVTKTERLIQSSDGSKTSRTTTMESSYVKRSDNGNSTFVQTKSSYSSSSKKTGSIFDREDESASRQSSLAALERRQAEKKKELMKAQSLPKTSASQARKAMMEKLQKEGGSSNPAASQTAVQRSSSFGVPNANSIKQMLLDWCRAKTRGYEHVDIQNFSSSWSDGMAFCALVHNFFPDAFDYSKLTPQNRRQNFEVAFSSAEKHADCPQLLDVEDMVRMREPDWKCVYTYIQEFYRCLVQKGLVKTKKS from the exons ATGTCTCAGGAGAGTCTCCTCGGGATGGACGAGGGAACGCTGCGGAAGCTG CTGGAGGCCACACTGGACCTGGCTGAGCGGCGCCGCATCCGCTCAGCTATCCGGGAGCTGCAGCGGCAGGAGTTGGAGCAAGACGAGGAGACGTTGGCATCCAAGCGCTTCCGCCCAGAACGCAGCAGCCACCGACAGGACAACAAGGAGAACTGGCCACA GTCCCAGCGCctggaagaggagcagcaggcagccctggctgccttgTCTGAGCAGCTCGAAGCCATCACCAGCGTGGAGGAACTGACAAAACTG CTGCGGGCAGCGGGTGAGTATGAGGAACGCAAGCTGATCCGAGCTGCCATCCGTAAGCTGCGGGCTGAGGAGATTGAAG ctgcagccctggctggaaaTGTGCAGAGCAGCCGAAGGGATGGCACCAAGCCTCCCACTGTGCctggagaaatgaaaattttccagaagGACAATGCTGAAACACCAGCCTTTACTGGGAGTGAAAAAAGCTGTGGTGAGGACAGCACCAAGCCTCCAGGCGCAGACAAGAGTAGGGAGAGCAGCCCGCAGGACGATGCAGAGCCACCACTGGCCAGGCCAGAGGAGAGTGGGTATGAGGAGGCTGTGAAGCaggcccctgcccagcagcccaaAGGCTCAGTG GCCCGCAAGCAAGAGGATGTGGTGGAGCAGGAGCATGTCCCAGCCgggatgcaggagctgtgcagccagCAAGCAGGGGACCCCCAGAAACCTGGTGCTCAGG CTGTGGTTTCAGGGAACCTcgtgctcctggagctgcagccagccccagagcccagtCCAGAGCCTGAGGATGATGGTGAGGACCTGCAGCAGGATCAGCCCGAGGCAGCCTGGAAGGAAGGGAacctgggcagccctgccagcgCCCCAGAGCCCAGTGtggcacaaagccccagaggggAGCAGTTCATCCGGGgccagcccagtgctggcagccag cttcATGTTGGGGTACACTGCCAGGTGCTGGGGCCAGGTGGGAGACATGAGAGGCCATCAGTGG CATCAGTGCCCACCCAGGAGGTCATGGGGACCCCGGCTCGCCCGAATACTCACCGGTGGGAGCTGGTGCCCTCCTCCCTGGCTGGCCCCACAG CGCCGCGCCCCGCGGGACCCCTGCCCTCCCCCGCCGCCGGCTCGGTGCGGGAGCGCGCGCAGCGGTTCGggccggcgggggcgggcggcgcgggggggcgggccggggccgggtcCGGGGCCGCCCAATGGCAGCGGGagccccgcacggccccgccgGCGCCCGCTCAAAACgcgcggggcagcggcggcgcagagcagcgcccggccccgcgccccgccggcTCCCGCCTCGACGCCATGAAGACCTTCTTCACCATCGAGATCAAGGACGGGCGCGTGCAGCCCCTGGCGCCCCGCATCACCGCCACCCCCGGCAGCCAGCGGGCAG AGGTGACTCTGGATCTGCGGAATGCCCCCATCCGTATCACCACCATCCCCAGCAGCGTCAGCAGCATCTGCAACATCAGCAGTGTCAGCAGTAATGTCACCAAG GACCCTTGCACTCACTTTGAGGGCACTGAGGAGCCCAGTGTCCCTGCGGCCCATCCACCCACTTTCTCCAGTACGCGCCAGCAATCAACCGTGCATCTCTCCCGAAGCAACAGCAGC ATGGAGCCAGAGgtggtggagcagcagcaggcaccaAGGCGAGAACCAGAGCTGCCCAACGGCATGGAGAAGGTGCAAGTGAGGGAGGTGGAGAGAAGGAGCAAGCTGAATGTCGAGGAGCTGAGCAAGATTGAGGATGAGGATATTCTGGATAAGATG ctggatcaGACAACAGACTTTGAGGAACGACGGCTGATTCGAAATGCCATGCGGGAGCTGCGCCAGCGCAAGCGAG ACCAGCGGGAGAAGGAGCGGGACCAGCGGCTGCAGGAGGCTAGGAGCCAATCTGTGACAGGAAGGGCTGGCCATGCCACAGAGACCACCACCACGCAGAGCACTCAGTCAGCCGATGGCTCGGCATGCAGCACCGTCACCAAGACTGAGCGTCTTATCCAGTCCA GTGATGGCAGCAAGACCTCCCGTACTACAACCATGGAGTCAAGTTATGTGAAGAGATCAGACA ATGGCAACAGCACTTTCGTTCAAACTAAATCATCCTACAGCTCCTCATCCAAAAAGACAGGCAG CATTTTTGACCGTGAAGATGAGAGTGCTTCTcggcagagcagcctggcagcgCTGGAACGGCGTCAGGcggagaagaagaaggaactGATGAAGGCTCAGAGCCTGCCCAAGACATCAGCCTCTCAGGCACGCAAGGCCAtgatggagaagctgcagaaggAGGGTGGGAG TTCAAACCCTGCAGCATCACAGACTGCTGTGCAGCGCTCCTCCAGCTTTGGCGTGCCTAATGCCAACAGTATCAAGCAGATGTTGCTGGACTGGTGCAGAGCCAAGACCCGGGGCTATGAG CACGTGGACATCCAGAACTTCTCATCCAGCTGGAGTGATGGCATGGCCTTCTGTGCCTTGGTCCACAATTTCTTCCCTGATGCATTTGACTACAGTAAGCTGACGCCCCAGAACCGCCGCCAAAACTTCGAGGTGgccttctcttctgcaga GAAGCACGCGGACTGTCCACAGTTGCTGGACGTGGAGGACATGGTCCGGATGCGCGAGCCAGATTGGAAGTGTGTGTACACATACATTCAGGAATTCTATCGCTGCCTGGTCCAGAAGGGGCTGGTAAAAACCAAAAAGTCGTAG
- the SMTN gene encoding smoothelin isoform X5: MSQESLLGMDEGTLRKLLEATLDLAERRRIRSAIRELQRQELEQDEETLASKRFRPERSSHRQDNKENWPQSQRLEEEQQAALAALSEQLEAITSVEELTKLLRAAGEYEERKLIRAAIRKLRAEEIEAAALAGNVQSSRRDGTKPPTVPGEMKIFQKDNAETPAFTGSEKSCGEDSTKPPGADKSRESSPQDDAEPPLARPEESGYEEAVKQAPAQQPKGSVARKQEDVVEQEHVPAGMQELCSQQAGDPQKPGAQAVVSGNLVLLELQPAPEPSPEPEDDGEDLQQDQPEAAWKEGNLGSPASAPEPSVAQSPRGEQFIRGQPSAGSQLHVGVHCQVLGPGGRHERPSVASVPTQEVMGTPARPNTHRWELVPSSLAGPTAPRPAGPLPSPAAGSVRERAQRFGPAGAGGAGGRAGAGSGAAQWQREPRTAPPAPAQNARGSGGAEQRPAPRPAGSRLDAMKTFFTIEIKDGRVQPLAPRITATPGSQRAEVTLDLRNAPIRITTIPSSVSSICNISSVSSNVTKMEPEVVEQQQAPRREPELPNGMEKVQVREVERRSKLNVEELSKIEDEDILDKMLDQTTDFEERRLIRNAMRELRQRKRDQREKERDQRLQEARSQSVTGRAGHATETTTTQSTQSADGSACSTVTKTERLIQSSDGSKTSRTTTMESSYVKRSDNGNSTFVQTKSSYSSSSKKTGSIFDREDESASRQSSLAALERRQAEKKKELMKAQSLPKTSASQARKAMMEKLQKEGGSSNPAASQTAVQRSSSFGVPNANSIKQMLLDWCRAKTRGYEHVDIQNFSSSWSDGMAFCALVHNFFPDAFDYSKLTPQNRRQNFEVAFSSAEKHADCPQLLDVEDMVRMREPDWKCVYTYIQEFYRCLVQKGLVKTKKS, from the exons ATGTCTCAGGAGAGTCTCCTCGGGATGGACGAGGGAACGCTGCGGAAGCTG CTGGAGGCCACACTGGACCTGGCTGAGCGGCGCCGCATCCGCTCAGCTATCCGGGAGCTGCAGCGGCAGGAGTTGGAGCAAGACGAGGAGACGTTGGCATCCAAGCGCTTCCGCCCAGAACGCAGCAGCCACCGACAGGACAACAAGGAGAACTGGCCACA GTCCCAGCGCctggaagaggagcagcaggcagccctggctgccttgTCTGAGCAGCTCGAAGCCATCACCAGCGTGGAGGAACTGACAAAACTG CTGCGGGCAGCGGGTGAGTATGAGGAACGCAAGCTGATCCGAGCTGCCATCCGTAAGCTGCGGGCTGAGGAGATTGAAG ctgcagccctggctggaaaTGTGCAGAGCAGCCGAAGGGATGGCACCAAGCCTCCCACTGTGCctggagaaatgaaaattttccagaagGACAATGCTGAAACACCAGCCTTTACTGGGAGTGAAAAAAGCTGTGGTGAGGACAGCACCAAGCCTCCAGGCGCAGACAAGAGTAGGGAGAGCAGCCCGCAGGACGATGCAGAGCCACCACTGGCCAGGCCAGAGGAGAGTGGGTATGAGGAGGCTGTGAAGCaggcccctgcccagcagcccaaAGGCTCAGTG GCCCGCAAGCAAGAGGATGTGGTGGAGCAGGAGCATGTCCCAGCCgggatgcaggagctgtgcagccagCAAGCAGGGGACCCCCAGAAACCTGGTGCTCAGG CTGTGGTTTCAGGGAACCTcgtgctcctggagctgcagccagccccagagcccagtCCAGAGCCTGAGGATGATGGTGAGGACCTGCAGCAGGATCAGCCCGAGGCAGCCTGGAAGGAAGGGAacctgggcagccctgccagcgCCCCAGAGCCCAGTGtggcacaaagccccagaggggAGCAGTTCATCCGGGgccagcccagtgctggcagccag cttcATGTTGGGGTACACTGCCAGGTGCTGGGGCCAGGTGGGAGACATGAGAGGCCATCAGTGG CATCAGTGCCCACCCAGGAGGTCATGGGGACCCCGGCTCGCCCGAATACTCACCGGTGGGAGCTGGTGCCCTCCTCCCTGGCTGGCCCCACAG CGCCGCGCCCCGCGGGACCCCTGCCCTCCCCCGCCGCCGGCTCGGTGCGGGAGCGCGCGCAGCGGTTCGggccggcgggggcgggcggcgcgggggggcgggccggggccgggtcCGGGGCCGCCCAATGGCAGCGGGagccccgcacggccccgccgGCGCCCGCTCAAAACgcgcggggcagcggcggcgcagagcagcgcccggccccgcgccccgccggcTCCCGCCTCGACGCCATGAAGACCTTCTTCACCATCGAGATCAAGGACGGGCGCGTGCAGCCCCTGGCGCCCCGCATCACCGCCACCCCCGGCAGCCAGCGGGCAG AGGTGACTCTGGATCTGCGGAATGCCCCCATCCGTATCACCACCATCCCCAGCAGCGTCAGCAGCATCTGCAACATCAGCAGTGTCAGCAGTAATGTCACCAAG ATGGAGCCAGAGgtggtggagcagcagcaggcaccaAGGCGAGAACCAGAGCTGCCCAACGGCATGGAGAAGGTGCAAGTGAGGGAGGTGGAGAGAAGGAGCAAGCTGAATGTCGAGGAGCTGAGCAAGATTGAGGATGAGGATATTCTGGATAAGATG ctggatcaGACAACAGACTTTGAGGAACGACGGCTGATTCGAAATGCCATGCGGGAGCTGCGCCAGCGCAAGCGAG ACCAGCGGGAGAAGGAGCGGGACCAGCGGCTGCAGGAGGCTAGGAGCCAATCTGTGACAGGAAGGGCTGGCCATGCCACAGAGACCACCACCACGCAGAGCACTCAGTCAGCCGATGGCTCGGCATGCAGCACCGTCACCAAGACTGAGCGTCTTATCCAGTCCA GTGATGGCAGCAAGACCTCCCGTACTACAACCATGGAGTCAAGTTATGTGAAGAGATCAGACA ATGGCAACAGCACTTTCGTTCAAACTAAATCATCCTACAGCTCCTCATCCAAAAAGACAGGCAG CATTTTTGACCGTGAAGATGAGAGTGCTTCTcggcagagcagcctggcagcgCTGGAACGGCGTCAGGcggagaagaagaaggaactGATGAAGGCTCAGAGCCTGCCCAAGACATCAGCCTCTCAGGCACGCAAGGCCAtgatggagaagctgcagaaggAGGGTGGGAG TTCAAACCCTGCAGCATCACAGACTGCTGTGCAGCGCTCCTCCAGCTTTGGCGTGCCTAATGCCAACAGTATCAAGCAGATGTTGCTGGACTGGTGCAGAGCCAAGACCCGGGGCTATGAG CACGTGGACATCCAGAACTTCTCATCCAGCTGGAGTGATGGCATGGCCTTCTGTGCCTTGGTCCACAATTTCTTCCCTGATGCATTTGACTACAGTAAGCTGACGCCCCAGAACCGCCGCCAAAACTTCGAGGTGgccttctcttctgcaga GAAGCACGCGGACTGTCCACAGTTGCTGGACGTGGAGGACATGGTCCGGATGCGCGAGCCAGATTGGAAGTGTGTGTACACATACATTCAGGAATTCTATCGCTGCCTGGTCCAGAAGGGGCTGGTAAAAACCAAAAAGTCGTAG